Below is a genomic region from Arcanobacterium haemolyticum DSM 20595.
CAATAAGCCGTGCCAACGTCGTCTTTCCGCAACCAGATGGACCCACAATTGCAGTAAAAGAACGAGGAGAGAACGTGTGGGTCACGTCGTTAATAACCGGTACGCGCGAATCGTAACCAAACCTCACGTTACGCAACTCAACCTTCCCGGGCACGGAAACAGGACGCGGTTGTTGAGGGTCTGCCATAACAGGCTCGTCCAAAAGTGCCGTTACTTGATCAAGCAATGGACGCGAAAGTTCTAATCCCATCACTAACGTTCCAGCTTCAGAAAGTAACGTAGTAAAGCGAAGCATAATGCCAATAAACACAATGGTTGCAATCGGATCGTCAAATCCGAAAGTGGCACTGACAGCCAAAACCATTGCGCCAACAGCGATAAATTGAGTTGCAGTGCCCACTACGCTTTGTCCTAATACAGCCCACCACATTCCACGAACTGCAGATCGTTCTTGCGCGATCGTCGCAGCTATAAGAGGCTGATAGGAACCCGCTTGACCGCACGCACGTAGAATTGGCTGATTTTGTGAAAACTCAACAAGTCGCATCGATAATTCTTGAACTGAAGGCTCTTGCAACGTGTTATCTAGTTTTCCACAACGCCGCGCTATCCAAACTGCTAATAACATCAACGGGATGCTCAACATCAACAGCATTCCCATCAACGGCGACCACACGAAACACCCGATTAAGAGCGTCAGCATGGTCATCGTATTCATGATAATGGGCGCAAGCATATGAGCAAACGATTCCCCAAGTTTAAGCATGCTAGCCGATACCAAGCGAGAGAATGTTCCTGCCGTTGATGCAGAAAAATATCCCAATGGTAAACGTGCAACCTGATCTCCTACACCAATGTGTAGCATCTTCATAGCGTCAAGGGCCACCCCATAGTTGACCATAGCCAACCGGTATTCGAGGATCAAAGAAACTAGTGCTAGCCCCGCCAACACGCCTAACCATCCACTGATCGTGCACCCCCATACTGGCTGGTTTTTCACCATGCTTGCAACGGCAGGAAGAAAAACGATCAAGGCAAGCCCTCGCACTGCTCCAGCAGCTACAGCGTATGCGATGGACACGCGCAGTTTGCGTTGCCCCTTCGAGCTCAGAAGTCTAAAGATTTGGTATGTAAAACCTCGTTTTTCGCGTGTCATTCGCTCGTCCCTTCTGCAAGCGCCGCATAAATTGGGTGTTCAGTGAGGCTTGTTGGACTACCAACAGCACTGAGTATTCCTTTGTCTAAAATCGCTACTTGATCTACTCCACGCACCGATGCTGGGCGGTGAGCAATCGCCAGCACCGTTCTTCCGCCAGCATGGGAATGGATCAAACGAGTTAAGGCCTGCTGAATAAGCGCCTCTGATTCTGGATCCGCAAATGCAGTTGCTTCGTCAAGAATCAAAATTGGCGGATCAATAAGCAAAGCACGGGCAATGGAAAGCCGTTGGCACTGTCCACCAGAAAGATACGTATCTACTCCATAGATCGTATCTAGCCCTAAGGGAAGCGCTGCGATATCATCAGCAATCTGCGCCTCCCGCAGCGCCTCCCAGATGTCATCATCCGATGCCTTGGGGCATCCCAACCGCACATTTTCGCGTAGAGAAATGCGAAGGATTTGCGGATCTTGTAAAACAAACCCTACTGTTCTGTAAAGGTCAGCATCAGAAAACATCCTGATATCAGTTCCACCAATCGTGATGCTTCCACGATCTGGATCGGAGAATCGAGCAAGTAGCGTGGCAAGAGTTGATTTCCCACCACCCGATGGCCCAATAAGTGCGGTAACTGTTCCTGGCTCCAATGTCAGAGAAACTCCATCTAGCGCTTTCGTTTTACCATAACTGAAGGAAACATCAGAGAAAACAACCTGAGAAACTTCACCATCATTCAACGGGTGCCCTTGCGTGCTTTCCACACTGGAAATCTGTGGAATGCTCAGCACTGATTCGATACGTAATGCCGCTGCACCTGCCAGCTGCAATGCCCACGTCATATTGGCTAACACTTCGATTGATTGAGGAATCGTCAACGCAATAATAGAGATTGGAATGACGTCGGTTGCTTCCGCATACCCCGCATTCACGATAAGCGCACCTAGGCCCAAATTCACGATCAACAGAACCGATGTAGAAATCGTGGAGTAAGCGAGCGCTGACATCCGGAGCATCGGCCCACACCAGGCCAGATAAAACCGATGAAATTCTTCGGCTGCACATCGGTAGCGATCATGTGCCTTGCCTGTTTGCCCAAAAGCCTTCACCACGCTGATTCCGGTAACAAACTCAACCATCGTGGCCGAGACAGCTCCGAGCTTAGTGTCCATCTCGGCCGTCTTCTCCCCCATGTCACGCATCATGAATGCCATAGCTCCCATATAGAAAGGAACGGTTGCGATAGCCACAAATCCAAGGATCCAATTCACATAGAATGCATAGGTAAGCAACACGATTGGACTAATGATCGCCACTAGATTATCAACAGGAGCGTGCGCGATAACGGCGTGGATATCTGTAGTATCGTCCTGGATGCTTTTCCGCACCAGCCCTGAATTCGTGTCAGTAAACCATGCAAGTGGAGCTCGTGACATCCGTTGCGTTATTCTCTGCCGTATGTCTTTCCTTAAAGCCACATCCGCAAAATGAGTAATTGTTAACGCAAGGACGTACAAAAACAGGCGGATAACAAACAGGCATACGAGCACCATCAGCGCCCTAAAAACCGCATCAGGATCGGGATTGGTATGTGCCTGCCACGCTGAAACAAGAATATCGGCCAACCATACGAGGGCAATAAAAGGCCCAACAGACAGGATTGCGGATGCCACCGCAAGCACCTGTGCAATTTTTATACGTCCAGATACTGGAGAAATGAGTTTTTTGAACGCGGCTCTCCCCGCTTTGTCTTTTTCTTTATTACTTAGTTCAGATGTGTCGTTCATATTCATCCTTATGTGATAGAGCAGCACGCGTTTCGTGGATTGGCATAATGTCAGTCACGAGGTCTGCACAGGTGGCAATAAGTTCTTGATCGTGGGTTATGACCACAACGACGTGGCCTTGTTGCGCAAGGCTTCGGAAGAGGGAACCGATGGATTCTAGTTGCCGATAGTCCACCCCAGACGTTGGTTCGTCAAAAAGAACTAAACGCCGTTTGGTTGCGAGTGCCGCCGCGATAACTAATCGTTGTTTTTGCCCTCCAGACAGGCTTAACGGATGTCTGGAGGCAGTGTGTGTAAGGTCCAGTTGCGCCAGAAGCGCTTCCGCGTCCACATCGCGATCTGCTCCCAGTGCAATTTCGCCAACAACGGTGTCTGAGAATAGTTGACGGTGGACATCTTGCATCACAATTGACGTCTGGTTGGTGAGTTTACGTGGCGACATCGCGTTTCCATCAAGGAAAATTTCCCCCGATTCAGGTTTCAGAAGGCCGCAGAGTAAACGAGCGAGCGTCGTTTTTCCCGCCCCGTTTGGCCCTGTGATCGCAGTTATCGCACCGGCCGGAAAATCAGTTGTTACGTTGTCTAAAACGAGGTTTTCTTTGTACGAAAATCGCACGTTTCGTAACGAAACTCCAGAAGAAAGTGGTGGTTCGACGTCGCTCTGTTCGCCCGACACTCGCTCATCCGTCTCTTTCTGGTTGAGAAATACTGATGGAACGCACCCGCTATCAGGGCGGTGAAGCGTGCGGATGCCGCGAGCGCGACGCTCCGATTCTGTGATGCAAAAGAACTTTTTTCCATCAATGATTTCAGGGCGTTCACCTGGATGGAAATACACCACCTGATCTACCAGATCCCGCAGGAAATAGAGTCGGTGTTCTGCGATGACGATAGTTTTTCCGGCGCTCTTTTGTTCCGCCAGAAGCCGGGCGAAATTGGTGATCGCTTCGGGGCTGAGATTCGCCGTGGGTTCGTCAAAAAGCAGGACTGGAACGTGGGCGGCCAACGCGCTCGCTTCGGCAACCGATTGAAGCTGGCCGCCTGACAGGGTGTGGAGACTGCGATTGAGCAGGTGAGACACGCGGGTGTCATGCGCCGCCCTAGTTATCCGTTCCCACAATTCATCTGGAGGAACCTGATAGTTTTCTCCAGCGTAGGCGATTTCGGATACAACATGGCTGCTGAAGAATTGAGTTCTCGGGTTCTGGAAAACGGTAGCACTCATCCGGCCAACATCAACGATATCAACCGTTTCGAGGTCTATACCATTCACCTTAATATGCCCACCAAGATACCCGGGCTGCAGTTGAGGAATGAGCCCGTTGAGCATTTTCAACGCAGTAGATTTCCCGCTCCCAGAAGGACCACAGAAAAGAGTACAACTACCTGGCGGAATATTTAACGTAAAGTCCCGAAACACATACGCCGGCTGTTCTCCTTGTGGAACTGGATAAGCGAACGACGCATCAACGAAAGAAATACATCCTTCTTGCATTTCCATCACTGGCCTCCTGTAACGAGCACGAAGATCGACGCAGCGTCTGGGTTACAGATCCGCACAACAATCAGCGTCGTGGTGATGACGATAAGAACGGCGTCGGATACGCCCATTGACGTTCCGCACAATGGACGCGGGCGTTGCGGGCCACCCAATCCTCTAATCACTGCCGACGCGGTAAGATCGTCGGCAATTCGTAACACTCCTGCCAGGAGAGGAACGATCAGGTATTGCACCGTTTTTAATGGGTGAATAATGACGTCTCGCCCCATGAGCTGTATTCCACGAAGTTTCATGGCTTCTTGTATCGCTTTAAACTCAGCAAACACAGTAGGAACGAAACGCAGCATCACCAAAATGGCAGAAACAAGCGATCGAGGCAAGCGAAGATCGTAGAGGGCAGCCGCCAATCGTGCCACGCTCATCGAATAAATCGCATAGATACCGATCGTTACAGTTAATGTAAAACGAGCCATCCAAAAACTCATACCGACCATGAATGCCACAAAGCCTTGCGTTCCCAAAAACGCTCCATACGAAGTAAAGAGCAGAAATACACCTTCAAGAATCACAAAAGTGAGGACTCCCCTACCTGTTGCCACCGAAGCGAACAAAAAGCCAACAAGTAACGATGCTGCGATCAATACCGGAGTACTAGCGCTACCCATCACTACCGCATTGATAGCCGCAACAATAAAGAGCGTGGTTCGTGGATCGTTGCGCAAATATCGCACCGGTTTCCAGGTTAACGATAGAAGAGCCAACCGATTCTCATGGGTGATTGGTGCATGTGTGAACGTCGTCGTCATCTGGCACCAAATTTCAGGCGATTCCTGCTTTATTGAAATGCTTCTGGAGCAATACTGTTCCAATCCACCCACCAACGAGCGAAAGGAAGAAATCAATGATAAGGAAAATAATCAGGATCTTCGGAGTAAAGAGAGCCTGCATCTGGTCTGCATATTCTTGCCCCATCTGGCTGGCGATATCAGCGAAATAAGCGTCGGCAGCGTAGAAAATTGGGAGCCACGCGCCGATGTACCACAGCTGCAAAATAGCATAAGCGAAAATATTCTTCCCTCGGTTTACATATCGGCCAGTCCATGCCAAAAGATCGCCCAAGAAGGCCATAACTGTTGTAAACAAAAGCGTGGTCCAGCTATGCCCCGTAAGCAGCATCAGTAAGCCGATAATGATGCCAAGTGCAGTCAATGCTCCGAACGATTTAATTTTGTTAAGCATAAGAATGATGATCGTTCCTTCGATAAGGAACGCAAGCGGCCCAGACACGAGCATAAATTGCGGACCGAAAAATCCCAGCATGCCGATCGCAAAAAATATCACGAAATATATCGCCGTAAAGACTCCGGTGTAGACGACCTTATGAGCAGATACACCAGATTGTGATCGCGTTTTGTACTCTGGCGTGGCATTTTCTTGTTGATTATCAATAGACATGATACACATCCCCCTATACTGAATGACGTTCATAATTAGGTTAGCACACCCTAATACTGAATTATATTAGGCTTTAGTCACATAAAAACGTGAGCGCGTTTCACTAAAGAAAATCAGAGAGAAACGCCCTAGATTTAACACGCAGCGACAACATGAGAAGGCGATGGAGGCTTCATGAATACTCAGGAAAACAGCACTGTTTCGCGCTCACAGCATCACCGATTATCTATCTTGGACGTCACCACGCTATCCGTCATCGGCACATGGCTACTCATCCTCGCAGCCAAAAACTTTATATCTTTCGCGCAATCCACACCAGAAAATTCACAATATTTTTCCGATGGCCTTACATATCTCTGGGGAGCCGCAATAATTTCGTTTCTTTTCCACATGCTCTCATCCGCCACATCCGTAACCACAAGCAAAGTGATCACGCTGGGTCTGCTTGTTGCAACGGCGGCGAACCTACCAGATACTCTCACAGAAATCTTATATTCAAACGCAACACACAGCTTCATAATCCCCGCACAAGGCTTGCTATCATCGCAGGAATCACAATCGCAGCCCTCAGCCCACGAATCGCAACCTCACATCATCACTGAACGAAAACTGCGGCACCGCTGGCTGCCACAGCATGTTGCCATAGTTCTGTATAAGGTGCTCGATCGGCGGCTGGGAGCACAGCAGTGCCATATACGGCACTGCTGTGCAGCTTCCCGCTCATCTGGCCCCCTATCGCTTGTTATACTTGACTCTTACGCCACGTCAGGCATCAAAGTAGAGATATGAGCACAGAAAAACGAACCATCGGGGAAACCGCGCAGCTCCTAGGCGTTTCCATACGTACGTTGCACTACTGGGAAGAGCGCGGGATCACGCATCCTTCCCGCGAATCGTGGTCGGGGTATCGCCTCTATTCGGAGGCCGATATCACCCGCCTTCAACAAGCGTTGGTGTATCGCGCTACCGGCATGGATTTAGACACCATCGTTGAATTACTTAATTCCAACGATGATCCCGTGGCTCACTTTCAACGTCAACGAGACAAGCTCATAGATAAAGAACACGAACTGAGAGCAATGATAGAGGCTCTCGATCATCTATTGGAGGATGCTATGACGGATAAAAAATTATCAATTGACGATATCGCAGACGTTCTCGGAGATGCGAATTTCGCAACTTACCACGCCGAAGCGGAAGAAAAATGGGGCGATACTGACGACTGGGCAATTGCTCAGCGCACCAGCGCCAAGATGAGCGCGGACGATTGGAAATCGTTAAAGGAACGCACCGACGCCATCGAAAATCGTCTCGCAACGGCAATGAAGCAAGGCGTTCTACCGGGAAGTCCAGAAGCAAACGAACTGGCGGATGCCCACCGCGAATTGCTTTCCGAATCGTTCCCCGTTTCGTACGCTAAACAGGTGATTCTTGCGCGTGGCTACGTGGAAGATCTGCGATTTACGCGTCACTATGATAGCCGTGAAGAGGGGTTGGCACAGTGGCTCAAGGCGATAATTGACGCAAATGCGCGGGCGCACGGAGTCGATCCGAACAGCGCAACGTGGGAGTGACACGACGTGGGGCCGCGCGCGTCAATCGCGCGGCCCCAGTCTCCGCATTCGAATGTATGCCACCACGATAACTCCGCCAAACGCCGATGGCTTAAAAATGCGAGGCGTTCGTGGGAGTAACTTTAACCAGATAATTAAACGCGCGCGGGAAGCGACGGGAAGCGGACCAACAAAATCGCAACCAAACCTATGCCCCACAACAGCGCCACCCAGCGAACACATCGCGTAATGTTAAGTTCACTTGACACTCCCAGGCCACACCCGTAACGTAAGGACTGCAAGAAAGTAAAGGAAACTTTACAGCGCGACAATCACAACGGAGGACTCTCATGAACGCACAACAATCACGGTGGGGATATCTTAAAAACTCAACACGGTCAGCTTTAACGGTAAGCATCCCCGGCGGAGCACTGATCACGGCGCTTACGGGTGGCGGTATCGCGTTTTCTGGCCTAATCAACGGCCCATTTTGGCTTATTTTTACCGTGTTTTTCGCGTTCCAATTCCCGATTTGGGTTGCGATCGTCTGGGCACTCGCCGTAGACCGCAACACGATC
It encodes:
- a CDS encoding ABC transporter ATP-binding protein translates to MTREKRGFTYQIFRLLSSKGQRKLRVSIAYAVAAGAVRGLALIVFLPAVASMVKNQPVWGCTISGWLGVLAGLALVSLILEYRLAMVNYGVALDAMKMLHIGVGDQVARLPLGYFSASTAGTFSRLVSASMLKLGESFAHMLAPIIMNTMTMLTLLIGCFVWSPLMGMLLMLSIPLMLLAVWIARRCGKLDNTLQEPSVQELSMRLVEFSQNQPILRACGQAGSYQPLIAATIAQERSAVRGMWWAVLGQSVVGTATQFIAVGAMVLAVSATFGFDDPIATIVFIGIMLRFTTLLSEAGTLVMGLELSRPLLDQVTALLDEPVMADPQQPRPVSVPGKVELRNVRFGYDSRVPVINDVTHTFSPRSFTAIVGPSGCGKTTLARLIARFYDVQEGTVLVGGVPVQEQRIEDVMAQISWVFQDVYLYDDTLEANIRVGNPQASDAQIRHAADLAGVTEIVDRLPHGWQTRVGEGGRALSGGERQRVSIARAILKDAPIVLFDEATSALDPANEGHVVQSLNYLRKRATLIVIAHKLSTIKTADQIIVLDSCGSIVQTGSHDKLIAQKGTYQEFWELRHAAKGWSLT
- a CDS encoding ABC transporter ATP-binding protein, whose amino-acid sequence is MNDTSELSNKEKDKAGRAAFKKLISPVSGRIKIAQVLAVASAILSVGPFIALVWLADILVSAWQAHTNPDPDAVFRALMVLVCLFVIRLFLYVLALTITHFADVALRKDIRQRITQRMSRAPLAWFTDTNSGLVRKSIQDDTTDIHAVIAHAPVDNLVAIISPIVLLTYAFYVNWILGFVAIATVPFYMGAMAFMMRDMGEKTAEMDTKLGAVSATMVEFVTGISVVKAFGQTGKAHDRYRCAAEEFHRFYLAWCGPMLRMSALAYSTISTSVLLIVNLGLGALIVNAGYAEATDVIPISIIALTIPQSIEVLANMTWALQLAGAAALRIESVLSIPQISSVESTQGHPLNDGEVSQVVFSDVSFSYGKTKALDGVSLTLEPGTVTALIGPSGGGKSTLATLLARFSDPDRGSITIGGTDIRMFSDADLYRTVGFVLQDPQILRISLRENVRLGCPKASDDDIWEALREAQIADDIAALPLGLDTIYGVDTYLSGGQCQRLSIARALLIDPPILILDEATAFADPESEALIQQALTRLIHSHAGGRTVLAIAHRPASVRGVDQVAILDKGILSAVGSPTSLTEHPIYAALAEGTSE
- a CDS encoding ABC transporter ATP-binding protein, which produces MEMQEGCISFVDASFAYPVPQGEQPAYVFRDFTLNIPPGSCTLFCGPSGSGKSTALKMLNGLIPQLQPGYLGGHIKVNGIDLETVDIVDVGRMSATVFQNPRTQFFSSHVVSEIAYAGENYQVPPDELWERITRAAHDTRVSHLLNRSLHTLSGGQLQSVAEASALAAHVPVLLFDEPTANLSPEAITNFARLLAEQKSAGKTIVIAEHRLYFLRDLVDQVVYFHPGERPEIIDGKKFFCITESERRARGIRTLHRPDSGCVPSVFLNQKETDERVSGEQSDVEPPLSSGVSLRNVRFSYKENLVLDNVTTDFPAGAITAITGPNGAGKTTLARLLCGLLKPESGEIFLDGNAMSPRKLTNQTSIVMQDVHRQLFSDTVVGEIALGADRDVDAEALLAQLDLTHTASRHPLSLSGGQKQRLVIAAALATKRRLVLFDEPTSGVDYRQLESIGSLFRSLAQQGHVVVVITHDQELIATCADLVTDIMPIHETRAALSHKDEYERHI
- a CDS encoding energy-coupling factor transporter transmembrane component T family protein; the encoded protein is MTTTFTHAPITHENRLALLSLTWKPVRYLRNDPRTTLFIVAAINAVVMGSASTPVLIAASLLVGFLFASVATGRGVLTFVILEGVFLLFTSYGAFLGTQGFVAFMVGMSFWMARFTLTVTIGIYAIYSMSVARLAAALYDLRLPRSLVSAILVMLRFVPTVFAEFKAIQEAMKLRGIQLMGRDVIIHPLKTVQYLIVPLLAGVLRIADDLTASAVIRGLGGPQRPRPLCGTSMGVSDAVLIVITTTLIVVRICNPDAASIFVLVTGGQ
- a CDS encoding MptD family putative ECF transporter S component, translating into MSIDNQQENATPEYKTRSQSGVSAHKVVYTGVFTAIYFVIFFAIGMLGFFGPQFMLVSGPLAFLIEGTIIILMLNKIKSFGALTALGIIIGLLMLLTGHSWTTLLFTTVMAFLGDLLAWTGRYVNRGKNIFAYAILQLWYIGAWLPIFYAADAYFADIASQMGQEYADQMQALFTPKILIIFLIIDFFLSLVGGWIGTVLLQKHFNKAGIA
- a CDS encoding MerR family transcriptional regulator; the protein is MSTEKRTIGETAQLLGVSIRTLHYWEERGITHPSRESWSGYRLYSEADITRLQQALVYRATGMDLDTIVELLNSNDDPVAHFQRQRDKLIDKEHELRAMIEALDHLLEDAMTDKKLSIDDIADVLGDANFATYHAEAEEKWGDTDDWAIAQRTSAKMSADDWKSLKERTDAIENRLATAMKQGVLPGSPEANELADAHRELLSESFPVSYAKQVILARGYVEDLRFTRHYDSREEGLAQWLKAIIDANARAHGVDPNSATWE